Genomic DNA from Corynebacterium diphtheriae:
TGGGCGCGCACCGGACAATTACTGGGTCCCACATGTACCGTCCAAGCAGCTATGCATGCCGAACCACTCAGTCTCGAGAGTCTGATGTGGCCGCTGGGGGAGTCTCATACCTCCCCCATTGAGCGAAACAACCCCAACCACCGGAACACAGGAGAGATAACATGGATGTCACAGCGCTGATTAACGACCTTGAATCCCGCGGTATAGCGCTATGGGTGAACGGCGATCGACTCAACTACCGTTCACCCAAGGGTTCCTTGCGCGAGGAAGACCTCGCGGCCTTAAGGTCAAATAAGGAAAAGGTTTTGGCATGGTTGCGTGAGCGGGAGGCCGTTCCGCATGATGAGCAAGCACGGTTCGCCCCCTTCCCCATGACCGATATTCAGCGCGCATACGCAACCGGTCAGAACGAAGGCTATGATCTGGGTGGCACCGGGTGCCACAGCTACGCCGAAATACGAACGGAACGCCTTGATCGCAGCCGCCTTGAACAGGCTTGGCACGAACTCATCCAGCGCCATGACATGCTCTCTGCAGTGGTCGTTCCACCGGATTCGCTGCAGGTGGTTAAATCTCGCAGTTTGCCGGTGCTACAAGCTGTAGACCTCGCGGGCCACAACCCAGATGTCCCGGACGCCGAGTATCTTCGTCACCGCGCAAAATTGGAAAACCGTAGCTACCCGTTGGGCACCTGGCCACTGCACGAATTCCAGCTTTTGCAATTTGACGAATGCAGCATCCTACAGTTTTCGGTGGACATGATCATCGCCGACTTTGTAAGCGTGAGGGTGATGGTCGAGGAACTTCTAACTCTCTACGCAGGTAACGTTCTACCGGAACTAGAGGACACCACGTTTCGGGATATAATCACCTCCCGTAACCACCACAGCCAGAGTGCCGCTGGCTTCGCTGCACGCACCAATGCAAAAAAGTACTGGTCCGAGATCATCCCCTCGTTGTCCGGCAAACCCTTACTGCCGACGCTGACCTCAGCCGATCGCACATCCGAAATGCCGGTGCGTTTCACCCGGCGTACCTGGCGATGCTCGCCAGCAGCATGGTCAAAGCTCACCGACGCAGCAAGCACTCACGGCGTCACTCCTTCGGCGACGCTACTTACCGCCTACGCCGATGTACTGCGCCGTTGGTCCTCCACAAGTGACTTTTGCGTCAATGTCACTTCGATGAACCGAGATTCTGCCATTGCCGGAATCAACCGTATTATCGGAGACTTTACCGAGATGACCCTACATGCTTGTCATCCGCACACTGGAACCTTTAGTGAGCGCGTGCACGCAACCCAGGAGCAGCTATCCGAAGAGCTATCACACGCTGCGTATTCCGGGGTTGACGTGTTGCGCGATATAGCCCGCACTACCGGGCAGCCCGCGGTAATCCCGGTAGTATTCACCAGCGCGTTGGGTGCAGACACACCGCACAACAATGGTCCGGCCTACAACCTTGTCTCCGGCGTAAGCCGAACGCCGCAGGTATGGATTGACTGTCAGGCATTCCAGGACGGAGGCTCTTGCAACGTCAACTGGGACGTGCGAGAGGACGTCTTTGAACCGGCGTTGATCGACGACATGTGGGAGTCATTTACCGACCTACTCGATCGCCTGGTCGACGACGGTTCGGCGTGGCAGGAAACTGATTCAGTCCACTTGCCCGATAAGACGATCGCCATCCGTAACCGCATTCACAAAACCCACGTACAGCAGACCACCCGATGCCTCCACGACGGGTTTTGGGATAACGTCCAGCAGCACCCACACCAGCCAGCGCTGGTGTGTGGCGGAAAAACCTACAGCTACCAACATCTGGCTGGCTACGTCGGGGCATTACAGCATGAGCTCTCTGATGTCGGTCCCGGAGATTACATTGCCATCGTCCTAGGTAACGGAGTATGGCAAATAGCTGCCGCTGTTGCCGTGGTATCAACTGGTGCAGCCTACGTGCCGATCGATCACGAGCAACCCGCAATCCGCCAACGTTCAATGATAGAAGCGTGTCGTCCTGCCAACGTCATCACTAATTCTCATTTCTCCGAAGAAAATACCGATATCTCCAACATCAACGTCGATACTCTCAGCCCGATACAGTACAGTGGCACCATAGCCTCACCGGTTTCCCCCACCGAAACCGCCTACATCATCTTCACCTCAGGCAGCACCGGAATTCCAAAAGGTGTTGTCGTTACGCACTCGGCTGCAATGAACACCATAGATAGCGTGAACAATCTCCTCGGCCGAAATAAAAGACGCACGGTATTGGGGGTATCGAAGTTATCCTTTGACTTATCCGTGTATGACATCTTCGGTACCTTCGCAAGCGGTGGCACTTTGGTCCTGCCGTTAGACGAGGAATCGCGAAACCCCAGCAAATGGATCGATTTCCTTGTTGATAACAACGTCGATACCTGGAACTCTGTTCCTGCACTGTTCCAAATGCTTGTGCGAGAGGTAGAGGTGACCCGTCACCCGAACATCCTCAGCCTAGACCTGGTTATGCTGTCCGGAGACAGGATCCCGGGCACTCTCCCAGCGCATGCTGCACCCCACTTCCCTAATGCTGAACTCATCAGCCTCGGCGGCGCCACGGAGGGCGGAATATGGTCGATTTTCCACCCGATGACCTGTCACACAAATGAAACTAGCATACCATATGGTACCGCGTTACCCAACCAAGGAATGTGGGTGCTCGACGAGGCCTGCAATGAGTGTCCGGACTGGGTGCGAGGGCAAATCCATATTTCCGGGGAAAGCCTAGCCACCGGTTACCTCAACGATCCAACCTCCACAGCAGAGAAATTTTTCTTTTCCGAAAAGCATGGCACACGTATGTACGCTACCGGGGATATAGGAAACTACCGCCCAGACGGCGTAATCGAGTTTCACGGCCGTCGGGACAATCAACTAAAAATCAACGGCTATCGAGTGGAAACCGGCGAGATAGAAGGAGTCCTCGAATCCAACGACTTCGTCGAACGCGCTATAGTACTCGCCCAGGAAACCAGTGACCCAATTAAACTACATGCTTTCGTCACTGATGCACAGAGCGACAAAGATGAGCTCAAGGATGCTGGGCAAATCAGAAACTCGGAGCTCCGTACAATGCTTGAGCAGCGCTGGACACCTGCAGATACGAGCCTTGACACGGGAATATTTGCCACATGGATGCGGCTGGGAAACGAAGCCGCGATGGCTGCTTTGCTCGCGGCTTTCCAACAAGCCGGTGTTTTCCTCGTTGCAGGAAAATACCACACTCTTACGGAAATCACCGCGGCGATCCATCCCTCCGAAGAGTATCGCGAACTCATAACCCGTTGGCTCAATATTCTGACTGGAGAAGGCTTAGCCACTAAGGATGATGAGGGTTGGACTGTCAGCCAACAGACCCTGGACTTCTTCGTGTTCGGAGAGGCCTGGGATCAGTTCGGCAACATGGAAGCGGAAATCAATAACAGTAAGGAATTATTCAATTACCAACGGCACGCAGCTGAGGCGCTTCTTTCCCAGTTGCGCGGAGAGATCAGTCCCACCGAGGTGTTCTTCCCGGAGGGAGATACCCATAACGCCCGCACCATTTACGGCGAAAACCGCATTAGCAAGGCGATGAATGCTGCGGCCGCAGAGGCAGTGATCGGCATTGCCGAGCACCACGCTGATCATCCGGTAAGGATCCTCGAGGTCGGCGCTGGCATAGGTGCTACGACGGAAAAAATTGTTAGCCGACTCCCCGAGAACGTAATCGAATACCGCTTCACCGATATTTCGACATTCTTCCTACATAAAGCCCAAAAAATGTTCGCGCATTGTGGTGCCATGACCTATGGCCTGTTTGATATGAACTCAGACTGCACATCGCAAGATGTAGAGTTCGGCGGTTACGACATCATTTTGTGCGCCAACGTACTGCATAATTCAGTAAATATCGAGGAGTCATTCACCCGCTTAAAGCAGCTGCGCCGCCCCGGGGGCGTGATCGTCATAGTAGAGCCGATCACTGAACTTTACGCAGCCCTTATCTCGGTGTCCATCAAGATGAATCTGGTTGATTTCACGGACCACCGTGCGGAATCACACAAGGTGTTCATCGAGGACGCGCAGTGGGATCAGGTCTTCAGGGATACCCAGATGCACCGCATCGCGGAGTATCCAAACACTAGTGACCCGTTGCGCGAATGCGGGCAACGACTCATCATCGTTGGTGCCGATGACGACGATGTCCCCACGCTCAACAGTGAAGACATTCTGGGCTACCTGCGTACTCACCTACCGGGTTACATGGTTCCGGCTTCCGTCAATGTACTACCGGAATTGCCGTTAACCTCAAATGGCAAGGTAGACCGCAAGGCCCTAGCGCAACTCTGCTTAGAACCGGTGGGAAGCCCCAACAACCGGATCGATCCTCCACGCAACGAAACGGAAGAGCAGATAGCGACTATCTGGCGCGATGTCCTCGACACCACGGAGGTTGGGCGCAATGATGACTTCTATGCGCTTGGGGGTGACTCACTGCTCATGGCCGAAACGGTAACCCGGCTCCGCCAAGAAATACCTGGCCTACAGCAGCACACGTGGGACGCCCTTATGCGTGGCGTACTCAAGGTGCCAACCATCGCAGGCATTTCCGCGCTAGCACAGGCTGCAGGAAGTAGCTGTCAACCCGAAGCATTAAAAGCCGTTAATTCTGCTAATCATACCTCCCCTGAACTGACTGCTCTGTCTACTGTAGCCAGTGGCTCTCCAACTGGGTCTTCAAATCTGCATGTATACCGATTGCCGAAGGACGCAACGTTCTGCCGCGTGATGATCCACGCTGGCACTGGCCGCCTGAAGGACTACGAGTTCTTGATGCCCGAACTGCTTCAACGCCAGCCAGAGATTGCCCACGTTGGTTTTACCGCTGGTGACGCAGATCGATTCCTGGACTACACAACCCGTACGCTGATCAGGGATCTGGCCCAGAGCTACGCCCAGGAACTTGATGAGTTGGATATGGAATCTTATCAGTTGGTCGGCTACTGCATTGGCGGTATGTTAGCGCTGGAGACCGCGAAGGCGCTCACCGAACTCGGCCGCGACGTGCGCCAGGTAACTTGCATCAGCACCCACCAGTGCCCGCACCGGGTCACTAATGAACTGCTGTGTGAGCTCGCCTATGGGTGCATTTTCAACGCTGACCTAAGTGCAATGGGGGCGAACTTCGACCTCAAAACCCTCGCAGCAGCCCTGGAGCACACCCTTGATGGCATCAACCGCAATATCAGTGACGAAGAACTGTGTACCCTTGAAGGCCCATACGCAGATATCGGGGAGTTCTTCCAAAAGATGGCGGTGTTGAGTCCCAGGGCGCGCCGCAAACTCATCTACCGAAGCATCCGTGAATTCGACACAGACTCCGAGTCCACTCGCGGGATGCTGGACATCCTATACGATGTCTTCCGGCATTCGTTACTCGGAACCATCGACTACGTCCCCGATGTCTATTTCGGTGATGTAGTCGTACTGCAGCCTACCGAAGGTGTAACTGGTTTTTACCCGAGCCTAGGCGGAGACATCGATTGGCCAGCGACCGTGCTCGGCAACCTGCAGATACATGCCGTGGCCGGTTCTCATGCCACCTGCCTGCTACAGGAGAACGTACCCTCACTACTTCCGTTCTTCACGGAGAGGGAACAACGAAATGGCTAATGTGGGACACATTATCTATAAAGCAGACGACCTAGAGAACTCAATTAATTACTTCCGTTCGCGCGGCTTTGACGTTGAACCAGGACAACAGAAAAACGCTGCAAGCGCGCTTATTTATTTCTGCGAGGGTCCCTACCTGGAGATACGAGAGCGAGCCGACGTACCACCGTTTTTCCGCCAACTTTTACACCTTACTGGCAATGGAAAATTCGTCGACTCCTATGACAGATTCGCCACCATGTCACAGGGGTACTCACGGGTGGTACTGGATGCGCAGCGCAAGGAATTTGACCACATAAAGGAGATTTTTGATTCTCATCAAACCAAGAGCCTGACAATCCCGTTCTCCCGCAAGGATCCCGCTGGCAGACGGCTCGCCTGCTGGTGTCTGTCACCCGACGACTGGGCGATCCCGCTTTTCGTGACCCCCTTTGCCATTGATACCCATCGCAACACCCCGCATCCTAACGGGATTACCCACATAACCGACATCGATTTTGCGGCCAGTGAGAAGACATTAAGCATTTGTAAGCACGTTGGTGTCGACGGCGGCCTCACCTGCCGTTCCGGCACAGGCACGATTGATTTGGAGTTTGCATGAGAGGGCGCGATATCGACCGCAACAGTGTGTTGAAGCATTACGAAGGCACCGGCCACCTGGCCCGAAAAAGCCTGTGCCAGGAACTGTTCGAATCATCCGAGATTTATTCGGACCATGTAGCTGTCATCGCTGACGACGCACACCTGACCTACGCACAACTCGAGCAATCACTTTGTGTGTTCACCGAGGAGCTACGAGAAAGCGGCCTCTCGCCAGGAGACCACGTGCTACTGCAACTGCCAAACACCGCAGCGTATGTGGTGACTCTGCTTGCGCTGATGCGCGTGGGTGCTATCCCAACCCTGTTGCTTCCCGCGCATAGAGAGGCCGAAGTTGCAGCGTTGTGTGAGTCTTTACACCCAGTTGCTTATATCGGTGGCCGCGACCATCTCGGTTTTGACACCGTAGCCATGGTAGAGGCTATGGGACCCGGCGAGCTCGGACTCAAAGAACTGTGGGCCGATAACGGACCCACGCACGACAAGGAGTCCTCGTACCGAGTTCTGCCAGGTCTCTTCACTGCCCCGATTTCTACCAAATGTTCTCCGCCTACTAAGTGGCCGGATCCACGCAGCGTTGCGCTGAATCTTTTGTCTGGCGGAACCACGAACATGCCAAAAATAATTCCCCGGGTACATGAGGCGTATGCATATAACACCCGTGCGGCGGCACAGTGCTGCGGCGTCGGGCCAGATACGGTATACTTGGCGGTTCTATCTACCTCTCATGATTTCGCCTTAGCTCAGCCCGGGATTCTGGGCACCTTGCTTTCGGGCGGCACTGTGGTTCTGTGCACCAGCGCAGCCTTCGATGAGGCGTTTCCGGCCATTGCGACCCACGGGGTCACGCTGACTGCACTAGTTCCTGCGGTAGCCCAGGTGTGGGTGGAGGCCGCAGAGTGGTTTCCCGCAGATTTCTCTTCCTTGGAGCGAATTATCATTGGCGCAGCGGCGCTTAACGACGGCTTAGGTGAGGCAATACAGGATCGTTTCGGTGTGCGTATCCACCAGGGTTATGGCATGGGTGAAGGCATCACTACGTTCACGCGTATTGATGACCCTCCAGCGGTGATTCTTGGCACGCAAGGTCGTCCCATCTCCGATGCTGACGAGTTGGTAATCGATGGCCCGGGAGGCGAGCCGGGAGAGATACTAGAAAAGGGCCCTTATACTTTCTTCGGCTACGAAGGAAACCGCGATACCCCGGACTGTTTCACCGAGGATGGTTTCTTCCGCACCGGTGACCGTGGCTACCTTACCGAGGACGGCAACCTGGTGCTGTGCGGGCGCGTGGTTGAACAGATCAATCGCCTGGGCGAAAACGTCTCCCCTTCTGAGGTCGAGACACTCCTGTCTGGAACTCCAGGCATTAGTGCTGCAGCCGTCTTCCCAATGCCAGATAGAGCACTGGGAGAGCGCACCGTTGCAGCCATCGTCGCCCAACCAGGCGTTAACCGCTCCGCCATTCTGGATGATTTCCTCACCCGAGGCGTAGCCCGATACAAGGTGCCGGACCAGGTGATCACTGTCGACGAAATTCCACTGATCAACATCGGCAAGGTCGACAAGAAAAAGCTGCGTGCTCTCGCGGCAGCGCAATTTACTGACCGTGAATCCGAACAAAGCTGAGAGGACAAGACCATGATCAAAGAGGAACAAATTCGCGAAGAACTCCTCGCCTCGCTCCACCAGATCCTCGGCGAAGATGCCGAAATCGGCATCGACGACAACCTGCTCTCCCACGGCCTGGAGTCACTTCCAACAGTCCGTCTGCTCGCTGATTGGATGAAACAGGGACACCGCGTCTCCTTTGGAGATTTCATGCGCGCCCCAACGGTAAG
This window encodes:
- a CDS encoding non-ribosomal peptide synthetase, with amino-acid sequence MDVTALINDLESRGIALWVNGDRLNYRSPKGSLREEDLAALRSNKEKVLAWLREREAVPHDEQARFAPFPMTDIQRAYATGQNEGYDLGGTGCHSYAEIRTERLDRSRLEQAWHELIQRHDMLSAVVVPPDSLQVVKSRSLPVLQAVDLAGHNPDVPDAEYLRHRAKLENRSYPLGTWPLHEFQLLQFDECSILQFSVDMIIADFVSVRVMVEELLTLYAGNVLPELEDTTFRDIITSRNHHSQSAAGFAARTNAKKYWSEIIPSLSGKPLLPTLTSADRTSEMPVRFTRRTWRCSPAAWSKLTDAASTHGVTPSATLLTAYADVLRRWSSTSDFCVNVTSMNRDSAIAGINRIIGDFTEMTLHACHPHTGTFSERVHATQEQLSEELSHAAYSGVDVLRDIARTTGQPAVIPVVFTSALGADTPHNNGPAYNLVSGVSRTPQVWIDCQAFQDGGSCNVNWDVREDVFEPALIDDMWESFTDLLDRLVDDGSAWQETDSVHLPDKTIAIRNRIHKTHVQQTTRCLHDGFWDNVQQHPHQPALVCGGKTYSYQHLAGYVGALQHELSDVGPGDYIAIVLGNGVWQIAAAVAVVSTGAAYVPIDHEQPAIRQRSMIEACRPANVITNSHFSEENTDISNINVDTLSPIQYSGTIASPVSPTETAYIIFTSGSTGIPKGVVVTHSAAMNTIDSVNNLLGRNKRRTVLGVSKLSFDLSVYDIFGTFASGGTLVLPLDEESRNPSKWIDFLVDNNVDTWNSVPALFQMLVREVEVTRHPNILSLDLVMLSGDRIPGTLPAHAAPHFPNAELISLGGATEGGIWSIFHPMTCHTNETSIPYGTALPNQGMWVLDEACNECPDWVRGQIHISGESLATGYLNDPTSTAEKFFFSEKHGTRMYATGDIGNYRPDGVIEFHGRRDNQLKINGYRVETGEIEGVLESNDFVERAIVLAQETSDPIKLHAFVTDAQSDKDELKDAGQIRNSELRTMLEQRWTPADTSLDTGIFATWMRLGNEAAMAALLAAFQQAGVFLVAGKYHTLTEITAAIHPSEEYRELITRWLNILTGEGLATKDDEGWTVSQQTLDFFVFGEAWDQFGNMEAEINNSKELFNYQRHAAEALLSQLRGEISPTEVFFPEGDTHNARTIYGENRISKAMNAAAAEAVIGIAEHHADHPVRILEVGAGIGATTEKIVSRLPENVIEYRFTDISTFFLHKAQKMFAHCGAMTYGLFDMNSDCTSQDVEFGGYDIILCANVLHNSVNIEESFTRLKQLRRPGGVIVIVEPITELYAALISVSIKMNLVDFTDHRAESHKVFIEDAQWDQVFRDTQMHRIAEYPNTSDPLRECGQRLIIVGADDDDVPTLNSEDILGYLRTHLPGYMVPASVNVLPELPLTSNGKVDRKALAQLCLEPVGSPNNRIDPPRNETEEQIATIWRDVLDTTEVGRNDDFYALGGDSLLMAETVTRLRQEIPGLQQHTWDALMRGVLKVPTIAGISALAQAAGSSCQPEALKAVNSANHTSPELTALSTVASGSPTGSSNLHVYRLPKDATFCRVMIHAGTGRLKDYEFLMPELLQRQPEIAHVGFTAGDADRFLDYTTRTLIRDLAQSYAQELDELDMESYQLVGYCIGGMLALETAKALTELGRDVRQVTCISTHQCPHRVTNELLCELAYGCIFNADLSAMGANFDLKTLAAALEHTLDGINRNISDEELCTLEGPYADIGEFFQKMAVLSPRARRKLIYRSIREFDTDSESTRGMLDILYDVFRHSLLGTIDYVPDVYFGDVVVLQPTEGVTGFYPSLGGDIDWPATVLGNLQIHAVAGSHATCLLQENVPSLLPFFTEREQRNG
- a CDS encoding VOC family protein, with translation MANVGHIIYKADDLENSINYFRSRGFDVEPGQQKNAASALIYFCEGPYLEIRERADVPPFFRQLLHLTGNGKFVDSYDRFATMSQGYSRVVLDAQRKEFDHIKEIFDSHQTKSLTIPFSRKDPAGRRLACWCLSPDDWAIPLFVTPFAIDTHRNTPHPNGITHITDIDFAASEKTLSICKHVGVDGGLTCRSGTGTIDLEFA
- a CDS encoding AMP-binding protein — protein: MRGRDIDRNSVLKHYEGTGHLARKSLCQELFESSEIYSDHVAVIADDAHLTYAQLEQSLCVFTEELRESGLSPGDHVLLQLPNTAAYVVTLLALMRVGAIPTLLLPAHREAEVAALCESLHPVAYIGGRDHLGFDTVAMVEAMGPGELGLKELWADNGPTHDKESSYRVLPGLFTAPISTKCSPPTKWPDPRSVALNLLSGGTTNMPKIIPRVHEAYAYNTRAAAQCCGVGPDTVYLAVLSTSHDFALAQPGILGTLLSGGTVVLCTSAAFDEAFPAIATHGVTLTALVPAVAQVWVEAAEWFPADFSSLERIIIGAAALNDGLGEAIQDRFGVRIHQGYGMGEGITTFTRIDDPPAVILGTQGRPISDADELVIDGPGGEPGEILEKGPYTFFGYEGNRDTPDCFTEDGFFRTGDRGYLTEDGNLVLCGRVVEQINRLGENVSPSEVETLLSGTPGISAAAVFPMPDRALGERTVAAIVAQPGVNRSAILDDFLTRGVARYKVPDQVITVDEIPLINIGKVDKKKLRALAAAQFTDRESEQS